From one Phycodurus eques isolate BA_2022a chromosome 6, UOR_Pequ_1.1, whole genome shotgun sequence genomic stretch:
- the coq7 gene encoding 5-demethoxyubiquinone hydroxylase, mitochondrial isoform X1, with amino-acid sequence MHRAAYTVLHDWTNRAVPLTVRRSSKSRAFLWSSRDYSVVPPPRDRAEKEMIDRILRVDHAGEYGANRIYAGQMAVLGRSHTGTLIQEMWDQEKKHLEKFNEILAESRVRPTALLPLWNVAGYLLGASTAMLGKEVAMACTVAVEESISEHYNSQIRTLMEKDPDRYTELLKVLKEFRDDEMEHHDIGLEHDAESVPGYWLLKNAIQLGCKAAIYASQHV; translated from the exons ATGCATAGAGCCGCATACACCGTGTTACATGACTGGACAAACAGGGCCGTCCCATTGACTGTACGGCGCAGCTCAAAAAGCAGAG CGTTCCTGTGGAGCTCGCGTGATTACAGTGTGGTCCCGCCCCCGCGTGACAGGGCAGAGAAGGAGATGATCGACCGCATCCTACGTGTGGACCATGCTGGTGAATATGGTGCCAATCGCATCTATGCCGGCCAGATGGCGGTGTTGGGCAGGTCTCATACTGGAACTCTCATCCAG gAAATGTGggatcaagaaaaaaaacaccttgagAAATTCAATGAAATACTTGCTGAGAGCAGAGTTCGGCCAACAGCACTGTTACCTCTTTGGAATGTTGCTGGCTATTTATTAG GGGCCTCTACTGCAATGTTGGGCAAGGAGGTTGCCATGGCCTGCACTGTGGCAGTGGAGGAGAGCATCTCTGAACACTATAACAGCCAGATAAGAACTCTGATGGAGAAGGATCCTGACAGATATACTGAACTATTAAAA gtTTTAAAAGAGTTCCGAGATGACGAGATGGAGCATCACGATATAGGATTGGAACATGATGCTGAATCT GTACCTGGATACTGGCTACTTAAAAATGCTATCCAGCTTGGGTGCAAAGCTGCAATTTATGCTTCTCAACATGTGTaa
- the coq7 gene encoding 5-demethoxyubiquinone hydroxylase, mitochondrial isoform X2, with product MIDRILRVDHAGEYGANRIYAGQMAVLGRSHTGTLIQEMWDQEKKHLEKFNEILAESRVRPTALLPLWNVAGYLLGASTAMLGKEVAMACTVAVEESISEHYNSQIRTLMEKDPDRYTELLKVLKEFRDDEMEHHDIGLEHDAESVPGYWLLKNAIQLGCKAAIYASQHV from the exons ATGATCGACCGCATCCTACGTGTGGACCATGCTGGTGAATATGGTGCCAATCGCATCTATGCCGGCCAGATGGCGGTGTTGGGCAGGTCTCATACTGGAACTCTCATCCAG gAAATGTGggatcaagaaaaaaaacaccttgagAAATTCAATGAAATACTTGCTGAGAGCAGAGTTCGGCCAACAGCACTGTTACCTCTTTGGAATGTTGCTGGCTATTTATTAG GGGCCTCTACTGCAATGTTGGGCAAGGAGGTTGCCATGGCCTGCACTGTGGCAGTGGAGGAGAGCATCTCTGAACACTATAACAGCCAGATAAGAACTCTGATGGAGAAGGATCCTGACAGATATACTGAACTATTAAAA gtTTTAAAAGAGTTCCGAGATGACGAGATGGAGCATCACGATATAGGATTGGAACATGATGCTGAATCT GTACCTGGATACTGGCTACTTAAAAATGCTATCCAGCTTGGGTGCAAAGCTGCAATTTATGCTTCTCAACATGTGTaa
- the notum2 gene encoding carboxylesterase notum2: MRILGQITFLLLLWESWCRNTKVQTTKKSTHGNQAANGIQASPEAVLFSGSISNNRGTGGTSGSESTRDDADEMRLHFLKNLHVTCNDGTPAGFYLKEVRGSRRWLLFLEGGWCCYSKETCDSRYQNIPRLMSSSGWPLTKSGHGILSNQVAENPYWHNTNIVVIPYCSSDVWSGTGPASTPPPKRRQGREKEHNRNANATEYAFMGSLIIREVIKDLIPKGIKQAKVVLLSGASAGGTGVLLNIERVANYLEQLGAEAQVRGLVDSGWFLESKHQRSPNCPETVTCSPEDAIKVGLRLWNGVVPDRCRRLYKKGEEWQCFFGYKLYSTLISPLFVVQWLFDEEQLRVENIYIGGQHMSNEQWQYIQNLGRELKNSLRDVTAVFAPSCLSHTVITKSNWMTFQVRGTSLPRALHCWDRSLEATRNNRTPAKGCPFHLVDGCHWPQCNPTCPILVDQANQQELTLLQMLVAMGLDLRKLGLNPKSDVDFLTSMGSNGA, encoded by the exons ATGAGGATACTTGGCCAGATtacttttttgcttttgctGTGGGAGAGCTGGTGTAGGAATACAAAAGTTCAGACCACCAAGAAATCTACACATGGGAACCAAGCAGCCAACGGCATCCAGGCTTCACCTGAAGCTGTTCTCTTTAGTGGGAGCATTTCAAATAATAGAGGTACTGGAGGTACCAGTGGAAGTGAATCTACCAGGGATGATGCTGATGAAATGAGGCTGCACTTTCTTAAGAACCTGCATGTTACATGTAACGATGGGACACCAGCTGG GTTTTACCTAAAAGAGGTCAGAGGAAGCCGCAGATGGCTGTTATTTCTGGAAG GCGGCTGGTGCTGCTACAGCAAAGAGACCTGTGATTCCAGGTACCAAAATATCCCTCGACTAATGAGCTCATCGGGTTGGCCCCTGACAAAAAGTG GACATGGCATACTGTCAAATCAAGTAGCAGAGAATCCTTATTGGCACAACACAAACATTGT AGTCATCCCATACTGCTCCAGTGATGTTTGGAGTGGCACTGGGCCTGCCTCGACTCCTCCTCCAAAACGACGACAAGGGAGGGAGAAAGAACACAATAGAAATGCAAATGCAA CTGAGTATGCTTTCATGGGATCTCTCATCATCCGAGAGGTCATCAAAGACCTTATTCCCAAAGGAATCAAGCAGGCCaaggttgttttgttgtctggCGCTAG TGCTGGGGGTACAGGAGTCTTGCTGAATATCGAGAGAGTGGCTAATTATCTGGAGCAGCTTGGTGCAGAGGCACAGGTCCGAGGTCTGGTGGACTCTGGCTGGTTTCTCGAAAGTAAACACCAGAGATCACCGAATTGTCCTGAAACAGTTACCTGCTCACCTGAAGATGCTATCAAGGTCGGCCTAAG GTTGTGGAATGGTGTGGTGCCTGATAGGTGTCGTCGCCTCTATAAGAAAGGGGAGGAGTGGCAGTGCTTCTTTGGCTATAAACTGTATTCTACATTGATCT CCCCTCTATTTGTTGTCCAGTGGCTGTTTGATGAGGAACAGCTGAGGGTAGAGAACATCTACATTGGAGGACAGCATATGAGCAATGAACAGTGGCAGTACATACAGAACCTAGGCAGAGAGTTGAAAAACTCCTTGAGAGATGTCAC AGCGGTATTTGCTCCTTCCTGCCTCTCTCATACAGTGATTACCAAAAG CAACTGGATGACTTTTCAAGTTCGAGGCACTTCTCTGCCGCGGGCCCTGCACTGCTGGGATAGGAGCTTGGAAGCCACTCGTAACAACAGAACTCCAGCCAAAGGCTGTCCATTCCACCTGGTAGATGGTTGCCATTGGCCTCAGTGTAACCCCACCTGCCCCATCTTAGTGGACCAGGCAAACCAACAGGAGCTCACCTTGCTCCAGATGCTGGTAGCCATGGGCCTTGACCTTCGAAAGCTGGGCTTGAATCCTAAAAGTGATGTAGATTTCCTTACAAGCATGGGCAGCAATGGTGCCTAA